In the genome of Pirellulales bacterium, one region contains:
- a CDS encoding FkbM family methyltransferase, whose protein sequence is MPTSTPPQPSSALTQSFFQWAGYFSRQLPSKRVQKAIVARILRWRECKLDFPFYCAGAGVTWSASGFPDLLTRVMLFEGAYQQDVLWALRTFIQPGDTVFDIGGHHGLMSVVSGQAAGPTGRVFTFEPNPHAREHIRRHLELNKLRNVTIEEIALSDQVGEFPFYIQSGNLSWNSTLVKDFANFKNREAITVRTEPLDAYVERTGRIPRVMKIDTEGSEFMVLQGARGAIAAHQPLMIMEFNPASATSAGTTLEEYAEFLRSLGYALRVPIYAGGQYSRERMEEFSVERHTADDLVNVICIPAATRGK, encoded by the coding sequence ATGCCCACATCGACTCCTCCGCAGCCTTCCTCGGCTCTTACCCAATCTTTTTTTCAATGGGCAGGGTATTTCAGCCGTCAACTTCCCAGCAAGCGCGTGCAAAAGGCGATAGTCGCCCGCATCTTGCGCTGGCGTGAATGCAAGCTGGATTTCCCGTTTTATTGCGCGGGGGCGGGCGTGACCTGGTCCGCCAGCGGATTTCCCGACTTGCTTACCCGCGTCATGCTCTTTGAGGGGGCCTACCAACAGGACGTGCTCTGGGCATTGCGGACGTTTATCCAGCCCGGCGACACGGTGTTTGATATCGGCGGTCATCACGGACTGATGAGCGTGGTCAGTGGACAGGCGGCGGGACCAACCGGGCGGGTGTTTACCTTTGAGCCTAATCCGCATGCGCGCGAACACATACGTCGGCATTTAGAGCTGAATAAACTGCGCAATGTAACGATCGAGGAAATTGCCTTGTCGGATCAGGTGGGGGAGTTTCCGTTTTACATCCAATCCGGCAATTTGTCGTGGAATTCGACCTTGGTCAAGGACTTTGCCAATTTTAAAAACCGCGAGGCGATCACTGTCAGGACGGAGCCGCTAGATGCGTATGTCGAACGGACGGGTCGCATCCCGCGCGTGATGAAAATTGACACCGAGGGGTCGGAGTTTATGGTGCTCCAAGGGGCCAGGGGGGCCATTGCCGCCCACCAGCCACTGATGATTATGGAGTTTAACCCGGCCTCGGCCACGTCCGCGGGCACCACCCTGGAGGAGTACGCGGAGTTTTTACGTTCGCTGGGTTATGCCCTACGCGTTCCGATTTACGCGGGAGGCCAATACTCGCGCGAGCGAATGGAAGAATTTTCGGTAGAGCGGCACACGGCGGATGATTTGGTTAATGTGATCTGCATTCCAGCGGCCACCCGGGGAAAGTAG
- a CDS encoding DUF1570 domain-containing protein: MFSLFLMTRIAAIRRWPGFAGTTAISLASLLLCVGPVAALETVTWKNADSERTVSGKILSTARDGGILLLGPDGRIWTIQAAEVVRRATDEREFVPLTPAAAAEEILRELPDGFAVHSTAHYVIMYNTTKAYAQWCGALLERLYTGFYNYWTRLGLKLKPPELPLVVVVFSDADSYATFTKSELAGDARQIAAFYSLASNRVCLYDLTGVDSLRQASDQRSTVGQINAIMTRPAALPMVSTVIHEATHQLAYNSGMHQRYADIPLWVSEGLAVFFESPDLRSSKGWQTIGAVHHARLAQFREYLPTRPGESLKTLTADNQRFLQPKQSLAAYAEAWALNHYLLKQKPKEYAAYLATLGQKEPFLWDEPGIRHQEFTKHLGEFSAVEKGLLAYVSKLK; this comes from the coding sequence ATGTTTTCCTTGTTTCTCATGACGCGGATTGCCGCCATCCGTCGTTGGCCGGGATTTGCGGGGACCACGGCCATCTCATTGGCGTCTTTATTGCTTTGCGTCGGGCCAGTCGCCGCGCTCGAGACCGTCACTTGGAAAAATGCCGATTCGGAACGAACCGTCAGTGGAAAAATATTGAGCACCGCGCGGGACGGGGGAATCTTGCTATTAGGGCCGGATGGTCGGATTTGGACGATCCAAGCGGCGGAGGTTGTGCGGCGCGCGACCGACGAGCGGGAATTTGTGCCGTTGACGCCCGCTGCCGCCGCGGAAGAAATCCTGCGCGAATTGCCCGACGGATTTGCGGTGCATTCGACGGCGCATTATGTGATTATGTACAACACAACCAAAGCCTACGCACAATGGTGCGGGGCCTTATTGGAACGGCTATATACCGGCTTTTATAATTACTGGACGCGCCTGGGGCTAAAGCTGAAACCGCCGGAGTTGCCGCTGGTCGTGGTGGTCTTTAGCGACGCGGATAGCTATGCCACGTTTACCAAATCAGAACTGGCGGGGGACGCGCGCCAGATAGCCGCGTTTTATAGTTTGGCCAGCAATCGCGTCTGCCTGTACGACCTGACGGGGGTGGACAGTCTGCGCCAGGCCAGCGACCAGCGGTCCACGGTCGGTCAGATCAACGCCATCATGACCCGTCCAGCCGCTTTGCCTATGGTTTCGACCGTCATTCATGAGGCGACCCATCAACTGGCTTATAATAGCGGCATGCACCAACGCTATGCGGACATTCCCTTATGGGTAAGCGAGGGGCTGGCGGTGTTTTTTGAGTCGCCGGACCTGCGCAGTTCCAAAGGCTGGCAAACGATCGGCGCGGTGCATCACGCGCGACTGGCCCAATTTCGCGAGTACCTGCCGACGCGGCCGGGGGAATCGCTCAAAACCCTGACCGCGGATAATCAGCGCTTTTTACAGCCCAAGCAATCGCTGGCCGCCTATGCCGAAGCCTGGGCGCTCAATCATTACCTGCTGAAGCAAAAGCCCAAGGAATACGCGGCATATCTGGCGACATTGGGCCAGAAAGAGCCATTTTTGTGGGATGAACCCGGTATCCGTCACCAGGAATTCACGAAACATTTAGGGGAATTTTCCGCCGTGGAAAAGGGGCTATTAGCCTATGTGTCCAAGCTCAAATAA
- a CDS encoding MFS transporter, which produces MTERLNTSIGGLSTESAEPRFPASLSDEIAPVASSPSDGLAEPSRGSLVVLFLIVFIDLLGFGMIMPLLPNYARQFQHDESGLLIGLLMSSFSLMQFLCAPLWGRWSDKIGRRPVLLIGLAGSVVSYSLFSVATLQSSLWLLFVARIGAGIAGATIPTAQAYIADCTSLGGRARGMALIGAAFGLGFTFGPLFGYFAVTNEQDLPGPGPGYAAAALSALALVLAWYLLPESLVANHHSRRDGGWWNLHSWRAAWQIPGMGKLLLTLLICVLAFANFESTLSMLLKGEIRGESFVSPFQATYGQVLLCYAYVGFTLLVVQGLIVRRLAPLVAESKLAAAGVLIQMLAYGGLMAAITAQSWIILFVALTGVVIGFSFVTPSLNSLVSRWSDPTQQGRILGVSASVSSLARILGPIMGAVLLKRQVAYPYLAAVVLCGLGFGLLAWATREGRDYPGEI; this is translated from the coding sequence ATGACCGAGCGATTGAACACCAGCATTGGCGGCCTTTCCACGGAATCAGCGGAACCCAGATTCCCGGCCAGCCTGTCAGACGAGATTGCCCCAGTGGCCTCCTCCCCGTCGGACGGCCTGGCGGAACCGTCACGCGGATCGCTGGTGGTGCTGTTTTTGATTGTGTTTATCGATCTGTTGGGCTTTGGCATGATTATGCCGCTCTTGCCCAATTACGCTCGGCAATTTCAACATGACGAAAGCGGCTTACTAATCGGGCTGTTGATGTCCAGCTTTTCGTTGATGCAGTTCCTGTGTGCCCCGCTCTGGGGACGCTGGTCGGACAAAATTGGCCGGCGGCCGGTACTACTGATTGGTCTGGCTGGGTCGGTGGTCTCGTACTCGCTCTTTAGCGTGGCCACCCTGCAATCCAGTTTGTGGCTGCTCTTTGTCGCGCGCATCGGGGCGGGGATCGCCGGGGCGACCATTCCCACCGCCCAGGCTTATATTGCCGATTGCACCAGCCTGGGGGGCCGCGCGCGGGGCATGGCGCTCATTGGCGCGGCGTTTGGGCTAGGTTTTACGTTTGGACCCCTGTTTGGATATTTTGCCGTGACCAACGAGCAGGACCTGCCGGGACCCGGGCCGGGATACGCCGCTGCGGCCTTGTCGGCGTTGGCGTTAGTGCTGGCCTGGTATCTCTTGCCGGAATCCTTGGTCGCAAATCATCACTCCCGGCGGGATGGCGGCTGGTGGAATTTACACTCTTGGCGGGCGGCCTGGCAAATTCCCGGCATGGGCAAGCTGCTCTTGACGCTGCTTATTTGTGTTTTGGCGTTCGCCAACTTTGAAAGCACGTTATCGATGCTGCTCAAGGGAGAAATTCGCGGCGAAAGTTTTGTCTCCCCTTTTCAGGCAACCTATGGGCAGGTGTTGCTTTGCTATGCGTATGTTGGATTTACACTGCTTGTGGTGCAGGGGCTGATCGTCCGGCGTCTGGCCCCCCTGGTCGCGGAAAGTAAACTGGCCGCCGCCGGCGTGCTGATCCAAATGCTTGCCTACGGCGGACTGATGGCCGCGATCACCGCGCAATCCTGGATCATCCTGTTTGTCGCCCTCACCGGCGTCGTGATCGGTTTTTCGTTTGTTACGCCGTCACTCAACAGCCTGGTCTCCCGCTGGAGCGATCCCACCCAGCAGGGGCGCATTTTGGGCGTGTCGGCCAGTGTTAGTTCTTTGGCGCGGATTTTGGGGCCGATCATGGGGGCGGTCTTGCTCAAACGGCAGGTGGCCTACCCCTATCTGGCGGCGGTGGTGCTGTGCGGATTGGGTTTTGGACTTTTGGCCTGGGCGACACGCGAAGGGCGGGATTATCCGGGGGAGATTTAA
- a CDS encoding phenylacetate--CoA ligase family protein, whose translation MSEFAANYAQRQSLRKLPRADLSALQLTRLNQLLAEISPQNVFYRQKLGEPRLPLASLDEFTRWPTTHKEELAAPPAPGQLAVNQTWPTNQYARYHQTSGTSGRPQAVLETRADWQWWMDVWQTIYDAADVRPGDRVLLAFSFGPFIGFWSAFDAAVARGCLLLPAGGMSSAARLEMAQANQVNVILCTPSYALHLAEVGRRHHLPVAALGVRQLVLAGEPGGSIPSVRAKISAEWQAAVHDHAGATEVGPWGVGDAAGEGLFVIESDFIAEFFTPGTDEPAPEGELAELVLSCLGRAGCPILRYRTRDLVRPVWRHGKDCGWVFLPGGILGRADDMLVVRGVNIFPSSVEAILREFAGVEEFRVTVTTAEAMDQLAIEVEDANQQHEVIAETLRSRLGLKVLVHPAPAGSLPRFEGKGKRWVDLRGKNNTSL comes from the coding sequence ATGTCTGAGTTTGCCGCAAATTACGCCCAACGCCAAAGCCTGCGCAAGTTGCCGCGCGCGGATTTGAGCGCATTGCAGCTCACGCGGCTCAATCAGTTGCTGGCGGAAATATCGCCCCAGAATGTGTTTTACCGTCAAAAACTGGGGGAACCGCGGCTACCGCTTGCTTCCTTGGATGAATTTACCCGCTGGCCGACAACCCACAAAGAGGAATTGGCCGCTCCCCCCGCTCCCGGGCAGTTGGCCGTTAACCAGACCTGGCCCACGAACCAATACGCGCGCTACCATCAAACCAGCGGCACTAGCGGTCGCCCCCAAGCGGTGCTCGAGACCCGCGCCGACTGGCAATGGTGGATGGATGTTTGGCAAACGATCTATGACGCGGCGGATGTCCGTCCCGGCGATCGCGTGCTTTTGGCGTTTTCATTTGGGCCGTTTATCGGTTTTTGGAGCGCGTTTGACGCGGCGGTCGCGCGGGGGTGTCTGCTGCTACCCGCCGGAGGAATGTCCAGCGCCGCCCGCCTGGAAATGGCCCAAGCCAACCAGGTCAACGTCATTTTGTGTACGCCCAGCTATGCCCTGCATCTGGCCGAAGTCGGTCGGCGGCACCATCTGCCGGTAGCCGCGTTGGGCGTGCGGCAGTTAGTCCTGGCGGGCGAGCCGGGGGGGTCCATCCCCAGCGTGCGGGCTAAAATATCCGCTGAATGGCAGGCCGCCGTGCATGACCACGCGGGCGCGACCGAGGTCGGCCCCTGGGGCGTGGGTGATGCCGCGGGAGAAGGTCTATTTGTGATTGAAAGCGATTTTATTGCGGAGTTTTTTACTCCCGGGACGGATGAACCCGCACCAGAGGGGGAATTGGCCGAGTTGGTATTGAGTTGCCTGGGTCGCGCGGGCTGCCCGATTTTGCGCTATCGCACGCGGGATTTGGTCCGGCCCGTCTGGCGGCATGGCAAAGATTGCGGTTGGGTGTTTTTGCCAGGGGGGATATTAGGCCGGGCGGATGACATGCTGGTGGTGCGGGGCGTGAATATCTTTCCCAGTTCGGTGGAGGCGATCCTGCGGGAATTCGCCGGAGTGGAGGAATTTCGCGTGACGGTCACCACGGCGGAGGCCATGGATCAACTAGCTATCGAAGTCGAGGATGCCAACCAGCAACACGAAGTCATCGCCGAGACCCTGCGCAGCCGCCTGGGCCTCAAGGTGCTGGTCCATCCCGCCCCCGCCGGAAGTCTGCCCCGGTTTGAGGGAAAAGGAAAACGTTGGGTGGACTTGCGTGGGAAGAATAACACAAGTCTGTGA
- a CDS encoding DUF971 domain-containing protein: MANTPTPIAVSRTESGGLQISWSDGAEKRYTIRGLREACPCAHCQTERLRPKPAVLLPVISAAEARPLALTLFEPVGNYAYAIHFNDGHNSGIYTLAQLYACGTG; encoded by the coding sequence ATGGCCAACACGCCCACACCGATTGCGGTATCCCGGACGGAGTCCGGTGGTTTACAAATATCCTGGTCCGACGGCGCGGAGAAACGCTACACTATCCGGGGACTGCGCGAGGCGTGTCCCTGCGCGCATTGCCAGACGGAACGTCTACGGCCCAAGCCGGCGGTACTCTTGCCGGTGATCAGCGCCGCCGAAGCGCGGCCGCTGGCCTTGACGCTGTTTGAACCTGTGGGAAATTACGCCTACGCGATCCACTTTAACGATGGGCATAATTCGGGAATTTACACGCTGGCGCAGTTGTACGCGTGCGGGACGGGGTAG
- a CDS encoding DUF4340 domain-containing protein — MPELLRTSTFVAIGLVLLAVGYATLPAPPRVDQASKIGQPLFPECKPDKAASLEVVTFDERQGKRDEFKVERVNDKWTLPSKDNYPADGKERLYAAATSLVNLEPLRLASENPKQHAEFGVLDPATDSAKLQEQLALYKTAAGKAANSKDANAKDAKAALSPAKSPTDPAVGKLVVIRDAGNKPLAQIILGNKVQDVAGKTPNPLDFTAQQTTQRYVRIQDEDPVYVVDLKSDEFTTNFVDWIETDLLKFGDGKLANVELQDYNYTIKRIPYQGVTLLQPERAAKSTIVLDLPDAQADWKIRSATEYTDGKPQEIKLAEDQELNTAKAGDLKSALRNLQIIDVKRKPQELINILQSKDITQINEVEHAAVAEDMAILGFYLIPNEQNRLELGGKDGEVIARLQNGVEYILRFGESRTEGTGAATNAGAEGNPLASNTTRQRLIMVSTRFNPDLIKKPELEPIPPKPGEQPAEPAPMTDTPAVPPAEKTSPQPPADAPATATDDKPAAAPAADNTQEKPATEKTPATEPAPAQPKSQEAKQDQQAVAPRRLRLQPVKFQAESAAQPKTETPAADKAETDTTTEKSPPATTTAAPPDTEKAPATTGPATTAPAPVPAATTEPAKTTSAEAEQLWELQRKQVEARNAEKLKKYNEELQAGRNLAKQLNDRFAQWYYVISDDVYKQIHLTKDDLIQMKGMNAADGSAPPGFGGADGLNGISPPPGLNPEILRQLQEGLQKGN; from the coding sequence ATGCCCGAACTTTTACGCACCTCCACTTTTGTCGCGATTGGCCTAGTCCTGCTAGCCGTAGGCTATGCCACGCTTCCCGCGCCGCCGCGCGTGGATCAAGCCTCCAAGATCGGCCAGCCCCTTTTTCCCGAATGCAAGCCCGATAAGGCCGCCAGCCTGGAGGTGGTGACTTTTGACGAGCGTCAAGGCAAGCGTGACGAATTCAAAGTCGAACGCGTCAATGATAAATGGACGCTGCCTTCCAAGGATAATTATCCCGCCGATGGTAAGGAGCGGCTGTACGCCGCCGCCACCAGCCTGGTCAATCTGGAGCCGCTGCGCCTCGCCAGTGAAAATCCCAAACAACATGCTGAATTTGGCGTGTTGGACCCCGCGACCGACTCCGCCAAACTGCAGGAACAGCTCGCGCTGTATAAAACCGCCGCTGGCAAAGCCGCCAACTCTAAAGATGCCAACGCCAAAGACGCCAAAGCGGCGCTTTCCCCAGCCAAGTCCCCCACCGACCCCGCCGTGGGCAAGCTGGTCGTCATTCGCGACGCGGGCAACAAGCCCCTGGCACAGATTATCCTGGGGAACAAAGTTCAGGATGTCGCGGGCAAAACGCCCAATCCCCTGGACTTTACCGCGCAGCAAACCACTCAGCGCTATGTGCGCATTCAGGACGAGGATCCGGTCTATGTGGTGGACCTGAAATCGGACGAATTCACGACCAACTTTGTCGATTGGATCGAGACCGACCTGCTGAAGTTTGGGGACGGGAAATTGGCGAATGTCGAATTGCAGGATTACAACTACACGATCAAGCGCATTCCCTACCAGGGGGTCACGCTGCTCCAGCCGGAACGGGCGGCGAAAAGCACCATCGTCTTGGACTTGCCGGACGCCCAGGCGGACTGGAAGATTCGCTCCGCGACCGAATACACCGACGGCAAGCCACAAGAGATCAAACTAGCGGAGGATCAAGAGCTGAACACCGCCAAGGCGGGCGATCTTAAGTCCGCCCTGCGTAATTTGCAAATCATCGACGTCAAGCGCAAGCCGCAGGAATTAATTAACATTTTGCAGTCCAAGGATATCACCCAGATTAACGAGGTCGAACACGCCGCCGTCGCCGAGGATATGGCGATCTTGGGATTTTATCTCATACCCAATGAGCAAAATCGCCTGGAGTTGGGGGGCAAGGATGGCGAAGTGATTGCCCGCTTGCAAAACGGGGTGGAATATATCTTGCGGTTTGGCGAATCCCGCACCGAGGGGACCGGCGCGGCCACTAACGCTGGCGCCGAGGGGAATCCACTGGCGTCCAACACGACTCGCCAGCGGCTGATCATGGTCTCGACCCGCTTTAACCCGGATCTGATCAAAAAGCCCGAGCTGGAGCCGATTCCACCCAAACCGGGAGAGCAGCCCGCGGAGCCGGCTCCCATGACCGATACACCTGCGGTTCCCCCGGCAGAAAAAACGTCCCCCCAGCCCCCCGCGGATGCGCCCGCGACCGCTACAGATGACAAACCAGCGGCCGCGCCCGCCGCCGATAATACCCAGGAAAAGCCTGCCACGGAAAAAACTCCCGCGACGGAGCCAGCTCCCGCCCAACCTAAAAGCCAGGAGGCCAAACAGGATCAGCAGGCCGTCGCGCCGCGCCGCCTGCGGTTGCAACCGGTAAAGTTTCAGGCGGAAAGCGCGGCGCAGCCCAAAACAGAAACCCCCGCGGCTGACAAAGCCGAAACTGACACCACGACGGAAAAATCCCCGCCCGCCACGACCACGGCAGCGCCGCCAGATACCGAGAAGGCGCCCGCGACGACAGGTCCCGCGACGACAGCGCCTGCACCCGTTCCGGCGGCCACCACCGAACCCGCGAAAACAACTTCCGCCGAGGCGGAGCAGTTGTGGGAATTGCAACGCAAGCAAGTCGAAGCACGCAATGCGGAAAAGCTCAAAAAGTACAACGAGGAACTGCAAGCGGGGCGCAATCTGGCGAAACAACTCAACGATCGCTTTGCCCAGTGGTATTACGTCATTTCCGATGACGTTTACAAACAAATCCACCTCACCAAAGACGACTTGATTCAAATGAAAGGGATGAATGCCGCGGACGGGAGCGCGCCGCCGGGATTCGGCGGAGCCGACGGACTGAATGGCATTTCCCCGCCGCCGGGGTTAAATCCCGAAATTTTAAGGCAATTGCAAGAAGGATTGCAAAAAGGGAATTAA